A DNA window from Candidatus Hydrogenedentota bacterium contains the following coding sequences:
- a CDS encoding galactitol-1-phosphate 5-dehydrogenase: protein MKALILEDYKRFNYTTAPDPAPGPEDVLIAVAACGICGSDVHGMDGSTGRRRPPIIMGHEAAGTIAAVGSNVRRWSVGDRVTFDSTISCGACFFCRRGEINLCDHRRVLGVSCEDYRQHGAFADYVVVPQHILYRLPDDLSFEKAAMVEPVSIAFHSVNRTPMALNDSVVVYGAGMIGLLVIQALRLAGCGSIIAVDVDDNKLALAMTLGADHGFNASSETLAEQVLSLTDGRGADRAFECVGIGATVASAFQCVRKGGSITLVGNLSPKIDFPLQLAVTREITLLGVCASQGEYPACLDMIARGAIDVSPLMSAVAPLAEGAAWFDRLYNKEPGLMKVVLCPNKSQS, encoded by the coding sequence ATGAAAGCCCTCATCCTCGAAGACTACAAGCGATTTAATTACACCACCGCGCCCGATCCAGCGCCCGGTCCCGAGGACGTCCTCATTGCCGTGGCGGCGTGCGGCATCTGCGGCAGCGACGTTCACGGCATGGACGGCAGCACGGGACGCCGCCGTCCACCGATCATCATGGGCCATGAGGCGGCCGGCACGATTGCCGCCGTCGGGAGCAACGTGCGCCGCTGGTCCGTTGGTGATCGCGTCACTTTCGACTCCACGATCTCTTGCGGTGCCTGCTTCTTCTGCCGTCGCGGCGAGATCAACCTCTGCGACCACCGCCGCGTGCTCGGCGTCTCCTGCGAGGACTACCGCCAGCACGGGGCCTTCGCGGATTATGTCGTTGTGCCTCAGCATATACTCTATCGCCTGCCCGACGACCTCTCCTTCGAAAAAGCCGCGATGGTCGAGCCCGTATCCATCGCCTTTCACTCAGTCAACCGCACACCGATGGCGCTCAACGATTCCGTTGTCGTTTACGGCGCGGGCATGATTGGACTGCTGGTGATCCAGGCCCTGCGCCTCGCCGGGTGCGGCAGCATTATCGCCGTCGACGTGGATGACAATAAGCTCGCCCTCGCAATGACACTCGGCGCGGACCACGGCTTCAACGCGAGCTCCGAAACGCTCGCGGAACAAGTGCTGTCGCTCACCGACGGTCGCGGCGCGGATCGCGCCTTCGAATGCGTGGGCATCGGCGCGACCGTTGCTTCGGCTTTTCAATGTGTGCGCAAGGGCGGCTCCATCACCCTCGTGGGCAACCTGTCGCCCAAAATCGACTTCCCCCTGCAACTCGCCGTCACCCGTGAAATCACCCTGCTCGGCGTCTGTGCATCGCAAGGCGAATACCCCGCCTGCCTCGACATGATCGCCCGAGGCGCCATCGATGTGTCGCCCCTCATGAGCGCCGTGGCCCCATTGGCGGAAGGCGCGGCCTGGTTTGATCGGCTCTACAATAAAGAGCCCGGTTTGATGAAGGTGGTACTTTGCCCAAACAAATCCCAGTCATGA
- a CDS encoding Nramp family divalent metal transporter gives MTNHHEKSNAVAVPPRGWMLLLAIGPGLVWCGEYIGTGEVILSTRSGAIFGVAILWVPVMAIFTKFWIGLAGAHYTVTTGEGMIDMLSRAPGPRNWVIWPVFIGQICSGMISTSAVASAAGAFAHYLIPGVPSAVFAALSALMVIFVVWSGLFGPLKQIMSLLVLAIIAGTVAVAWTTWPGFGAVLGGVFGFHLPQTPAWALDPGASASPWQEIMPLLGWAAGGFASQVWYTYWVIGAGYGMTGGRGYGKPLDEAELAALGEEELKRIGGWRRAVTVDAVSAVILGILVTMAFMIAGAGVLGPKQLKPDGAEVAFQLSNIFSEQWGQVGAFLFIIAGLAAMISTMMGQFAGWPRLLADCTRLLFPVSQRWEWKQQFQAFLLLIGISNMLILFFQGHQPVLLVKTGAVLDGLLLTPIQAAVVGWVLYRVMPRYFREELRHLVRPNPIIGVGLAAAFVLFGFVCVFKLGDYL, from the coding sequence ATGACGAATCATCACGAGAAATCCAATGCGGTTGCCGTTCCGCCGCGCGGCTGGATGCTGTTGCTCGCCATCGGCCCCGGCCTGGTCTGGTGCGGGGAATACATCGGCACCGGCGAAGTTATTCTGTCCACCCGCTCCGGCGCCATCTTCGGCGTCGCCATCCTGTGGGTGCCGGTGATGGCCATCTTCACGAAATTCTGGATTGGCCTCGCGGGCGCGCATTACACCGTCACCACGGGCGAAGGCATGATCGACATGCTCAGTCGCGCGCCCGGACCGCGCAACTGGGTCATATGGCCCGTGTTCATCGGCCAGATCTGCTCCGGGATGATCTCCACGTCGGCCGTGGCCAGTGCGGCCGGGGCCTTCGCCCACTACCTGATTCCCGGTGTGCCATCCGCCGTATTCGCGGCGCTGTCGGCCCTGATGGTGATCTTCGTCGTCTGGAGCGGGCTCTTTGGCCCCCTGAAACAGATTATGTCGCTCCTGGTGCTCGCCATTATCGCGGGCACCGTGGCGGTAGCCTGGACCACCTGGCCCGGCTTCGGCGCGGTGCTCGGAGGGGTCTTTGGCTTTCATCTTCCCCAGACGCCCGCCTGGGCCCTCGATCCCGGCGCGAGCGCATCCCCCTGGCAAGAAATCATGCCCCTCCTGGGCTGGGCCGCCGGTGGATTCGCCAGCCAGGTGTGGTACACCTACTGGGTGATCGGCGCGGGCTACGGAATGACCGGCGGCCGCGGCTATGGAAAGCCGCTGGACGAGGCCGAGCTCGCCGCCCTTGGCGAGGAAGAACTGAAGCGCATCGGCGGGTGGCGGCGGGCGGTGACGGTGGACGCGGTGTCGGCTGTCATACTGGGCATCCTGGTGACCATGGCGTTTATGATTGCGGGCGCGGGCGTGCTCGGGCCCAAACAGCTCAAACCGGATGGCGCGGAAGTGGCCTTTCAGCTTTCCAATATTTTCAGCGAGCAGTGGGGCCAGGTCGGCGCGTTCTTGTTTATCATCGCGGGACTTGCCGCCATGATCAGCACCATGATGGGCCAGTTTGCGGGATGGCCGCGACTCCTGGCCGACTGCACGCGGCTGCTTTTCCCCGTTTCCCAACGCTGGGAGTGGAAGCAACAGTTTCAGGCCTTTCTCCTGCTCATCGGCATTTCAAATATGCTCATCCTTTTCTTTCAGGGACACCAGCCCGTGCTCCTCGTAAAGACGGGCGCGGTGCTGGACGGTCTGCTGCTCACGCCCATCCAGGCGGCCGTGGTGGGCTGGGTGCTCTATCGCGTCATGCCCAGGTACTTCCGCGAAGAACTGCGCCACCTGGTGAGGCCCAACCCGATCATCGGCGTCGGCCTCGCGGCCGCATTCGTGCTGTTTGGATTTGTGTGTGTGTTTAAGTTAGGCGACTATTTGTAA
- a CDS encoding amphi-Trp domain-containing protein encodes MSDKSERDIEKVYSTADYVAKLRRLADALESGDKFEIQIAGERIYVPVRAEFSIEHERGEDEEEIEFQIRWKREV; translated from the coding sequence ATGAGCGACAAGAGCGAGCGCGATATCGAAAAGGTTTACTCCACCGCCGACTATGTGGCCAAACTGCGTCGGCTGGCCGACGCATTGGAATCGGGCGACAAGTTTGAAATCCAAATCGCCGGCGAGCGCATTTATGTGCCCGTTCGGGCCGAATTCAGCATCGAGCACGAGCGCGGCGAGGACGAAGAAGAGATCGAGTTTCAGATCCGCTGGAAGCGGGAAGTCTGA